The genomic window GCCCGCGCACCTCGATCATGCCGACCTCGCCGGGCGCGACTTCAGCACCATCGGCCATGATGCGCAACTCTACACCCGGCAGGGGAAAGCCCACCGTCCCGGCCCGCCGGTCGCCGTCATAGGGGTTGGAAGTGTTCATGTTGGTTTCGGTCATGCCGTAGCGTTCCAGAATGCGGTGCCCGGTGCGGGCGGCAAAACCGGCATGGGTTTCGGCCAGCAATGGGGCAGAACCCGACACGAAAATCCGCATCCCCGCCGCCAGATCGCGCGTCAGGCGCGGGTCGTCCAGCAGCCGGGTATAGAAGGTCGGCACCCCCATCATCGCGGTGGCCTGCGGCAGCAGGCGCAGCACCGTGTCCAGATCGAAGCCGGGCAGGAAGATCATCGCCCCCCCGGTCAGCAGCGTGATGTTCGAGGCGACGAACAGCCCGTGCGTGTGGAACACCGGCAGCGCGTGCAGCAGCACGTCACGGTCGGTGAAGCGCCAGAGGTCGGCCAGCACCTGCGCATTCGAAAGCAGGTTTTCATGCGTCAGCATCGCGCCCTTCGAGCGCCCCGTGGTGCCCGAGGTGTAAAGCAGCGCCGCCAGATCCTGCGGCCCACGGTCCACCGGGTCTATCGTCCCCGGCATCCCGGCGGCCCGGTCGGTCAGACTGCCCGAACCGTCGGCGTTCAGCGTCAGCACCAGCGCCCCGCTCAACGGCGCCAGCGCCGCCTCTCGCGCGGCATCACACAGAAAGACGCGCGGTGTGGCGTCGCCCAGAAAATACCCCACCTCATCGGCGGTGTAGGCCGGGTTCAACGGCAGGAACACCGCCCCCAGTGCCACGCAGGCACCATAAACCGCCAGCGCCTCGGGCGATTTGGCGACCTGCGCCGCAATCCGGTCGCCGGGCTGCACCCCCGCCACGCGCAGCGCCTGCGCCTGCCGCGCCACCAGCGCCAGAAACGCATCGCCCGACAGCGTTTCCCCGGATGGCAGGATCAGCAGCGCGCTTTCGCGCCCTCGCAGCGGGGCAAACAGCGCGTCGAACAGGGTGTTGGGCATGATGCCTCCTCGGGTGGCCTGCGCCCTGCTTGCCACGGGGCGCGGGGGCGGCTCAAGGGCCTGTCAGAAGTTCGGCGTCACGCCCGGCAGGCGCAGCGCAGTCAAGAGGTCGCGCACCTCCTGCCGGGCCGCGATGTTCGAGAGGTTCAACTGATCGACGCCGGTTTCCTTGAGGTCGAGCAGCGTCAGCCCGCGCGGGAACAGTTCGCGAAAGATCACCCGTTCGGAAAAACCGGGCGACACGCGGAACCCGATGCGTTTCGACAGATCCTCCAGTGCCGCGCCGACCTTCTTCTTGTTGTGCATCTGCTGCGCGCCAAGCCGGTTGCGCAGCACGATCCAGTCGATCGGCTTCAACCCGGCCTGCGCGCGCAACTGCCGCGCGTTCCACACCATTTCGGCATAGATCGACGGACCCTTGACCTTGCCCGTCTCGGGGTCCATCCGCGCCAGCAGGTCGAAATCGACGAAACTGTCGTTCAGCGGCGTGATCAGCGTGTCGGCCAGCGAATGCGCCATCTGGCTGAGCCGGGTGTGCGAACCCGGACAGTCGATCACGATGAAATCCGACACCTGTTCCAGCGCCGAGACCGCCGCCGACAGGCGGTGATCGAAGGCATTCTCGCCGGGCGCCAGATGCGCGGGGTCGGCCTCTGGCAGGTCGCGGTAGGCGGGGGTGGGCAGGGTCAGGCCGCTGCGGGCCAGAAAGGCAAGGCGGTTCTCGATATAGCGCCCGAAGGTCTTCTGCCGCAGATCAAGGTCCATCGCGCCGACACGAAAGCCGAGCCGGGCCAGTGCCGTGCCGACATGCATGCAGGTGGTGGACTTGCCAGAGCCGCCCTTTTCGTTCCCGACCACGATGATATGCGCCATGGCACCCTTTCGACCCTCGCCCGGATCGCCCCGCGGCGGCCGTTGCGAGCGTGTTCATGTCAAGGCTTGCGTCCTTTGGAAAGGCCCGACGCGCAGTTTTCCGCCTGTGGCGCAAGGCAGCACCCTTCGGGCAATGCAAAACGCCGCCCCGAAGGGCGGCGTGTCGTCCGGCACGGGTCGGGGATCAGAAGCCCAGACCGGCGTATTTGTTCTTGAACTTCGACACGCGGCCGCCGGTGTCCATCAGCTTGGCCGAACCGCCGGTCCATGCTGGGTGCACGGAGGGGTCGATGTCGAGCGCCATCTGGTCGCCTTCCTTGCCCCAGGTGGTGAAGGTCTGGAACACGGTGCCATCCGTCATCTTGACGTTGATCATGTGATAGTCGGGGTGGATGCCTTTTTTCATGGTCCCGGTCCTTACGCGCTGGCGCCGTTTTTGGCTTTGTAGGTGGTGTCTTCGGAAATCCGGGCGGATTTGCCACGACGGGTGCGCAGATAATACAGCTTGGCGCGGCGGACGCGGCCACGGCGGACGACCTCGATCGAATCGATGTTGGTCGAATAGAGCGGGAACACCCGTTCCACGCCTTCGCCGAACGAGATCTTGCGCACGGTGAACGAGGCGGCGATGGTCGCCCCGCCCTTGCGGCCGATCACGACGCCTTCGTAGTTCTGCACGCGCGAACGGGTGCCTTCGGTCACCTTGTAACCGACACGCACGGTGTCGCCGGCCTTGAAATCCGGGATGGTCTTGCCGAGGGCAGCGATCTGCTCTGCCTCGATCTGCGCGATAAGGTTCATCGCAAGTCCTTTCAGTTGCTCACGGTTTTTCCCGCGAAGGTGGTGCCGCCTCAGAGCTCTCGGTCTTCATCCGGGTCCCTACCGTGCGCCGCACAGTAAGCCCGCCAGAGATCAGGCCTGCGTTCCTTTGTCAGCCTTTCGGCCATGGCCTTGCGCCAGGTGGCGATTTTCGCGTGATGGCCCGATTGAAGCACTTCGGGTATCGCGCGGCCCTGCCAGACGGTCGGCTTCGTGAATTGCGGAAACTCCAAGAGTCCCTCCGAAAAGCTTTCCTCTTCGGTGGACGCGTGATTCCCGAGCACGCGGGGTATAAGCCGCACGGTCGCGTCAATCAAGGCTTGTGCGGCGATCTCGCCGCCGGTCAGGACGAAATCGCCCAGCGAGACCTCCTCGACGCCGTGATGGTCGAGCACGCGCTGATCGACGCCTTCAAACCGGCCGCACAAGAGGGTGAGGCCCTGCCCCTGCGCCCACCCGCGCGCCATGGCTTGCGTGAAGGGCTTGCCCCGCGGGGAAAGGTAGATCACCGGCCATTCGGCGCGGTCCTTCGGCGTGCCAAGCGCCGCATGTTCCAGCGCCGCGGCCACGATGTCGGCGCGCAGCACCATGCCCGCACCGCCCCCCGCCGGCGTGTCATCGACGTTGCGGTGCTTGCCGTCGCCAAAGGTCCGCAGGTCGATCGCCTCCAGCGCCCACAGCCCGTATTCGCGTGCCTTGCCGGTCAGGCTGAGGTCGAGCGTGCCGGGGAACGCCTCGGGGAACAGGGTGATGATCT from Paracoccaceae bacterium Fryx2 includes these protein-coding regions:
- a CDS encoding malonyl-CoA synthase, with translation MPNTLFDALFAPLRGRESALLILPSGETLSGDAFLALVARQAQALRVAGVQPGDRIAAQVAKSPEALAVYGACVALGAVFLPLNPAYTADEVGYFLGDATPRVFLCDAAREAALAPLSGALVLTLNADGSGSLTDRAAGMPGTIDPVDRGPQDLAALLYTSGTTGRSKGAMLTHENLLSNAQVLADLWRFTDRDVLLHALPVFHTHGLFVASNITLLTGGAMIFLPGFDLDTVLRLLPQATAMMGVPTFYTRLLDDPRLTRDLAAGMRIFVSGSAPLLAETHAGFAARTGHRILERYGMTETNMNTSNPYDGDRRAGTVGFPLPGVELRIMADGAEVAPGEVGMIEVRGPNVFKGYWQMPEKTAEELRPDGFFLTGDLGRLDDDGYVQIVGRSKDLIISGGFNVYPKEVELVLDEVPGVLESAVIGLPHPDFGEAVFAVLVPRPGFALNIGAVLAATGDRLARFKQPKDAVVLAELPRNAMGKVQKAALRARYSGRFAG
- a CDS encoding division plane positioning ATPase MipZ; this translates as MAHIIVVGNEKGGSGKSTTCMHVGTALARLGFRVGAMDLDLRQKTFGRYIENRLAFLARSGLTLPTPAYRDLPEADPAHLAPGENAFDHRLSAAVSALEQVSDFIVIDCPGSHTRLSQMAHSLADTLITPLNDSFVDFDLLARMDPETGKVKGPSIYAEMVWNARQLRAQAGLKPIDWIVLRNRLGAQQMHNKKKVGAALEDLSKRIGFRVSPGFSERVIFRELFPRGLTLLDLKETGVDQLNLSNIAARQEVRDLLTALRLPGVTPNF
- the rpmE gene encoding 50S ribosomal protein L31; protein product: MKKGIHPDYHMINVKMTDGTVFQTFTTWGKEGDQMALDIDPSVHPAWTGGSAKLMDTGGRVSKFKNKYAGLGF
- the rplS gene encoding 50S ribosomal protein L19 — translated: MNLIAQIEAEQIAALGKTIPDFKAGDTVRVGYKVTEGTRSRVQNYEGVVIGRKGGATIAASFTVRKISFGEGVERVFPLYSTNIDSIEVVRRGRVRRAKLYYLRTRRGKSARISEDTTYKAKNGASA
- the trmD gene encoding tRNA (guanosine(37)-N1)-methyltransferase TrmD — translated: MTEDPDKPKSHGRLSISASLKPRDLMEPQRLKGAWTAKIITLFPEAFPGTLDLSLTGKAREYGLWALEAIDLRTFGDGKHRNVDDTPAGGGAGMVLRADIVAAALEHAALGTPKDRAEWPVIYLSPRGKPFTQAMARGWAQGQGLTLLCGRFEGVDQRVLDHHGVEEVSLGDFVLTGGEIAAQALIDATVRLIPRVLGNHASTEEESFSEGLLEFPQFTKPTVWQGRAIPEVLQSGHHAKIATWRKAMAERLTKERRPDLWRAYCAAHGRDPDEDREL